One window of Leptospira barantonii genomic DNA carries:
- a CDS encoding GNAT family N-acetyltransferase: MGTGLDNKVKTERKLEVRIAQNQLEIERTLALRYEVFNLELGEGLPQSAATRKDRDEYDLFCDHLIVIDKNREDKIVGTYRILRRSVAKQNLGFYSDGEFNITKIYELDAETAEIGRSCVHPEYRDGSVISMLWAGLGMYMQKHNVRYLFGCGSIHHTDAQSANEVYAYLKEKNVLAGKEFDVTPLAGFEVPGFDPNYVIDDMKVVQKRIPALIKGYIRAGSQICGIPALDSVFKTIDFFILFDLRDIESKYEKRFLD; encoded by the coding sequence ATGGGCACAGGTTTAGATAACAAGGTTAAAACAGAAAGAAAACTGGAAGTTCGTATCGCACAGAACCAGTTGGAAATAGAGCGCACTCTCGCACTTCGATACGAGGTTTTTAATCTCGAATTAGGAGAAGGTCTTCCTCAATCCGCCGCGACTCGCAAAGACAGAGACGAATACGATCTCTTCTGCGATCACCTCATCGTAATCGATAAAAACCGTGAAGACAAGATCGTGGGGACTTATAGAATTCTCCGCAGATCCGTCGCAAAACAAAACCTAGGTTTTTATTCTGACGGCGAATTCAACATCACTAAAATTTACGAACTCGATGCGGAAACCGCAGAGATCGGAAGAAGTTGTGTTCATCCCGAATACAGAGACGGTTCAGTGATCTCCATGCTTTGGGCGGGACTCGGAATGTATATGCAGAAGCATAACGTTAGATACCTTTTCGGTTGTGGTTCGATTCATCATACCGATGCACAATCCGCAAACGAAGTTTATGCTTATTTAAAAGAGAAGAATGTTCTCGCCGGAAAAGAATTCGACGTAACTCCTCTTGCAGGTTTCGAAGTTCCCGGTTTCGATCCGAACTACGTGATCGACGATATGAAAGTGGTTCAAAAAAGAATTCCGGCTTTAATTAAAGGTTATATCCGCGCAGGTTCTCAGATTTGCGGAATCCCGGCTTTGGATAGCGTCTTTAAAACCATCGACTTTTTCATTCTCTTCGATCTCCGTGATATAGAATCCAAATACGAAAAACGTTTTCTGGATTAA
- a CDS encoding PilZ domain-containing protein, protein MKTGVTMDHRKFPRVLPAVNEIIEIQLMGLNFIDILNAKDISIGGVAVEVPHLFEGCDLNSPIQMILTLPGRNPIKLSGKIKRKVAAPEASLFGVEFGALDPKAKYLIEAYIQTRMQMAS, encoded by the coding sequence ATGAAAACGGGCGTCACAATGGATCACAGAAAGTTTCCGAGAGTTCTTCCTGCAGTTAACGAAATCATCGAAATTCAACTTATGGGTCTTAACTTCATCGATATTCTAAACGCAAAGGACATCAGCATCGGCGGGGTCGCCGTGGAAGTTCCTCATCTCTTTGAAGGTTGCGATCTCAATTCTCCGATTCAAATGATTCTCACTCTACCGGGTCGGAACCCCATCAAACTTTCCGGTAAAATCAAACGTAAGGTCGCGGCTCCGGAGGCTTCTTTATTCGGGGTGGAATTCGGCGCTTTAGATCCGAAAGCCAAGTATCTCATCGAAGCTTACATTCAGACTCGTATGCAGATGGCTTCCTAA